Genomic segment of Polycladomyces abyssicola:
TAAAAGGAAAAAACCGCCCGTTTGGGCGGTCGTCCAAATTGGGGGTTGAGAGGGGGGTGTGCAAATTTCCCTGTTCCATTGTACTTAGAAGCGTTTGGCCAAATCGCGTGCTTGTTGGATGGCTTTTTGCTTGATTTCTTCCGCTTTGTCCGGGAATTGCGACATGCCTTCGGCGATGACGGATTCCACCGATTCCACACCCAGGAACGACATGACGGCGCGGATATAACGGTCACCGAACTCGAAGTCCTTTGTCGGGCCTTCGGAGTAGATGCCACCACGCGCTTGGATGTGGACAGCTTTTTTACCTTTCAGCAGACCGACTGCACCGTTTTCGGTGTACTTAAATGTTTTGCCTGCGATACAGATGGAGTCAATATACGCTTTCATCCGTGGAGGAATACTGAAGTTCCACATCGGGGTGACGAAGATGTATTTGTCCGCTTCTGCAAATTGATCGACGATCTCATTGATCCGTCCCACTTTTTTCTGCTCTTCTGCAGACAATTCCTCAAACGCGGTTCCCTGTTGCAATTTGCCCCAACCACTGAAAACATCTTCGTCCAAGAAGGGGATGTCCAGTTTGTACACATCCAACTCGACGATTTTATCTTCGGGATGGGCCTCCCGGTAGGTATTCAAAAATGCCTGTCCCACCTGCAGGCTGAACGACTGATCTTCCGGTTTGGGATTGGCAGTGATGTACAAAACCGTCGCCATGTGAGCCTTCCTTCCTTTCATTAAACTAACTTTAGTTACGTTGATATTATGCATTTATATACTTACTTTTGTCAAGCTAAAAATAAATAAACATCTCCTCTCAAAATATTTCCGGACACGCCGGTTTTTACTCAATAAGAAAAGCCCGTCCCCCATGGGAACGGGCTTTTCCTCGTCACTTCGTGAAAATATGCTTTCCGATTTTTTTGATTTGCGGGCGAGACCAGATCCAATCAGAAGTTGCGGTGTCCGGGTTGAAATAGTACAGTGCACCGTTTGTCGGGTCCCATCCTCGGATCGCATCCATCGTAGCGCGATAGGCTGTACTGTTGGGGCTCAACCAGAACTGCCCGTCCTGTACCGCCGTAAACGCACCGTCTTGGAAAATCACACCGCTTACTGTTTTCGGAAACTCCGGTGAATCAATCCGGTTCAAAATTACAGCGGCTACAGCCACTTGCCCTTTGTAAGGTTCACCTCGTGCTTCACTGTATACAGCTCGTGCAATCAACGAAATGTCTTTTTT
This window contains:
- a CDS encoding FMN-dependent NADH-azoreductase, which produces MATVLYITANPKPEDQSFSLQVGQAFLNTYREAHPEDKIVELDVYKLDIPFLDEDVFSGWGKLQQGTAFEELSAEEQKKVGRINEIVDQFAEADKYIFVTPMWNFSIPPRMKAYIDSICIAGKTFKYTENGAVGLLKGKKAVHIQARGGIYSEGPTKDFEFGDRYIRAVMSFLGVESVESVIAEGMSQFPDKAEEIKQKAIQQARDLAKRF